One window of Methanothermobacter thermautotrophicus genomic DNA carries:
- the radA gene encoding DNA repair and recombination protein RadA, translated as MVELEDLPNVGAKTAQKLRDAGFGDMMRLATATAKELSVKAEIGEGVAEKVIEAARRAEKIDFETAFDVMERRKDVGRITTGSKAFDELIGGGIETQAITEVFGEFGSGKSQLSHELAVTVQLPEDKGGLDAEAVFIDTENTFRPERIEQIANAFELDLEEVLNKIHIARAFNSSHQILMAEKVNELIQEGKNIRLVIVDSLTAHFRAEYVGREALATRQQKLNQHLHTLQNIANTYNAAVFVTNQVQARPDAFFGSPTKAIGGHVLGHAATYRIWLKKGLAGKRIARLVDSPHLPEGECVFKITTAGIVD; from the coding sequence ATGGTTGAACTGGAAGATCTACCAAATGTAGGGGCTAAAACAGCACAGAAATTAAGGGACGCAGGTTTCGGCGATATGATGCGTCTTGCAACAGCCACAGCCAAGGAACTCTCTGTTAAGGCGGAGATCGGTGAGGGCGTGGCTGAGAAGGTGATAGAGGCCGCCAGAAGGGCCGAGAAGATAGACTTTGAAACAGCCTTCGATGTCATGGAGAGACGGAAGGATGTGGGGAGGATCACCACTGGAAGCAAGGCCTTCGATGAACTGATAGGTGGCGGGATAGAGACACAGGCAATAACCGAGGTCTTCGGGGAATTCGGGTCAGGTAAGAGTCAGCTGTCCCATGAACTTGCAGTCACTGTTCAGCTTCCTGAGGATAAGGGTGGACTGGATGCGGAGGCTGTTTTCATAGACACAGAGAACACATTCCGTCCAGAGAGGATTGAGCAGATAGCAAACGCCTTTGAACTTGACCTCGAGGAGGTTCTGAATAAGATACACATTGCAAGGGCCTTCAATTCCAGCCATCAGATCCTCATGGCAGAGAAGGTCAATGAACTCATCCAGGAGGGTAAGAACATACGTCTTGTGATTGTGGACTCCCTTACCGCCCACTTCAGGGCCGAGTATGTGGGGAGGGAGGCCCTTGCAACAAGGCAGCAGAAACTCAACCAGCACCTTCACACCCTCCAGAACATAGCAAACACCTACAACGCCGCGGTATTTGTCACAAACCAGGTCCAGGCCAGACCGGACGCATTCTTTGGAAGCCCAACCAAGGCCATAGGTGGCCACGTGCTCGGTCACGCCGCGACCTACCGTATCTGGCTCAAGAAGGGACTTGCAGGTAAGAGGATAGCCAGGCTGGTTGACAGTCCCCACCTGCCCGAGGGCGAGTGCGTCTTCAAGATAACAACCGCGGGTATCGTTGATTAA
- a CDS encoding AEC family transporter, which produces MGSTETVLSVLVLVLIGYILKVLRVLGEEDASTLNRVVINVAIPSLIFTSIYRADLSGISTLALIPLICMITGIIAGAMAYLWASRRGLDPGKRWGLMVAAAMMNSGFLGYPVTAGIFGSEGLVRAIFYDTGTTLMFTSLGLLLSHRSGGSSRIMRRALSFPPIWAFLLGVTFNICGLPTGIAGKILGYLSGAAVPLIMISLGLTLNFRFLRDSVTDAAFVSALRLFVSPLIAAGIAYVLAFRGINFSVTVLEASMPSAMLAAVLAIENDLDVDLVSSCIFMSTILSLVSLPLWSVVL; this is translated from the coding sequence ATGGGCTCCACTGAGACAGTGCTGTCGGTCCTGGTCCTTGTCCTCATCGGATACATCCTCAAGGTCCTCCGGGTTCTCGGCGAGGAGGATGCATCCACCCTCAACAGGGTTGTCATCAACGTGGCCATACCATCCCTCATATTCACTTCCATCTACCGTGCAGACCTCTCGGGGATCTCCACCCTGGCACTCATACCCCTCATCTGTATGATTACCGGAATCATTGCAGGGGCAATGGCATATCTCTGGGCCAGCAGAAGGGGTCTGGACCCGGGTAAAAGGTGGGGATTAATGGTAGCTGCAGCCATGATGAACTCAGGGTTCCTGGGTTACCCTGTCACAGCAGGGATATTCGGGTCAGAGGGACTGGTGAGGGCCATATTCTATGATACAGGCACCACGCTCATGTTCACATCCCTCGGTCTTCTTCTCTCCCACCGATCCGGCGGCAGTTCAAGGATCATGAGGAGGGCCTTGTCCTTCCCACCCATCTGGGCATTCCTGCTTGGGGTTACCTTCAACATCTGTGGACTCCCCACAGGGATTGCAGGAAAAATCCTTGGATACCTCTCAGGGGCGGCGGTACCACTCATAATGATATCCCTGGGCCTTACACTCAACTTCAGGTTTTTAAGGGACTCTGTGACCGATGCAGCCTTTGTAAGCGCCCTGAGGCTCTTCGTATCCCCCTTGATTGCGGCTGGGATCGCATATGTCCTTGCATTCAGGGGAATTAACTTCTCTGTCACGGTACTTGAGGCTTCAATGCCCTCTGCAATGCTTGCAGCGGTACTTGCAATTGAGAATGACCTGGATGTGGACCTGGTATCATCCTGCATATTCATGAGCACCATCCTCAGCCTCGTGTCGTTACCCCTCTGGTCAGTTGTGCTCTAA
- the hacA gene encoding homoaconitase large subunit codes for MSMTVSEKILARASGKDKVEAGEIVMADIDVAMTHDLTGPLSVESFRAIGEDRVWDPERIVVIFDHQVPADSIEAAQNHMIMRDFVEEQGIGNFYDVREGVCHQVLPEKGHVVPGEVVVGTDSHTCTHGALGAFATGIGSTDMAMVFATGKLWFRVPETLRFEVTGKLREHVYAKDVILNIIGRVGADGATYMACEFAGETVAEMSVSDRMVLSNMAIEMGGKTGIVEPDEKTLNYVRRRSDKPWRVFKTDPDAPSLSIMEVDVADLEPQVACPHNVDNVKPVTEVEGTEIDQVFLGSCTNGRLSDLRDAAAILKNRKVSDRVRMLVIPASREVYRRALDEGLIEIFVDAGALVCNPCCGPCLGGHVGLVGPGEVSLSTSNRNFRGRQGSPEAEVYLSSAAVAAASAVKGSITHPGSLK; via the coding sequence ATGTCTATGACTGTTTCTGAGAAGATACTTGCCAGGGCTTCAGGAAAAGATAAGGTAGAGGCCGGTGAAATAGTTATGGCGGATATAGATGTTGCCATGACCCACGACCTGACGGGTCCCCTGTCGGTTGAATCCTTCAGGGCGATAGGTGAGGACAGGGTCTGGGACCCTGAGAGAATCGTTGTGATATTCGATCACCAGGTCCCTGCAGACTCCATTGAAGCCGCCCAGAACCACATGATAATGAGGGACTTCGTGGAGGAGCAGGGAATAGGTAACTTCTATGATGTCCGGGAAGGCGTCTGCCACCAGGTGCTCCCTGAAAAGGGACACGTTGTGCCTGGTGAGGTCGTGGTGGGTACGGACTCCCACACCTGCACCCATGGAGCCCTCGGAGCCTTCGCAACAGGTATAGGTTCAACAGATATGGCCATGGTATTTGCAACAGGAAAACTGTGGTTCAGGGTCCCTGAAACCCTGAGATTCGAGGTTACAGGGAAACTCAGGGAACACGTGTATGCCAAGGATGTCATACTGAACATAATAGGGAGGGTGGGTGCCGATGGAGCCACCTACATGGCATGTGAATTTGCAGGTGAGACCGTCGCAGAAATGAGCGTATCAGACCGCATGGTCCTCTCAAATATGGCAATAGAGATGGGCGGGAAGACAGGGATAGTGGAACCCGACGAAAAAACCCTGAACTATGTTAGGAGGAGGTCAGATAAACCCTGGAGGGTATTCAAAACCGACCCTGACGCACCATCCCTCAGTATCATGGAGGTGGACGTTGCTGACCTTGAACCCCAGGTTGCCTGCCCCCACAACGTGGACAATGTTAAACCCGTCACTGAAGTTGAGGGGACAGAGATAGACCAGGTCTTCCTTGGTTCATGCACAAATGGGAGGCTCAGTGACCTCAGGGACGCCGCCGCCATACTGAAGAACAGGAAGGTCTCAGACAGGGTGAGGATGCTCGTGATACCCGCATCCAGGGAGGTATACCGCAGAGCCCTCGATGAGGGGCTGATTGAGATATTCGTGGATGCAGGAGCCCTTGTATGCAACCCCTGCTGCGGGCCGTGCCTTGGAGGACACGTTGGACTCGTTGGGCCGGGAGAGGTGAGCCTCTCAACCTCAAACAGGAACTTCAGGGGCAGGCAGGGAAGCCCCGAGGCAGAGGTCTACCTGTCATCAGCAGCCGTGGCAGCCGCATCTGCAGTGAAGGGCAGCATAACCCACCCTGGGAGTCTGAAGTAG
- a CDS encoding isocitrate/isopropylmalate family dehydrogenase, whose amino-acid sequence MKIAVIPGDGIGVEVMEAALHVLDSLDMEFEFMEADAGDACLERTGTALPEETLEVVGESRATLFGAAGESAADVIVRLRREFDLFANLRPVKSLPGVPCL is encoded by the coding sequence ATGAAGATAGCAGTCATACCAGGTGATGGAATCGGAGTGGAGGTGATGGAGGCAGCCCTCCACGTCCTTGACTCCCTTGACATGGAATTTGAATTCATGGAGGCTGATGCAGGGGATGCCTGCCTTGAGAGGACGGGGACGGCACTCCCGGAGGAGACCCTCGAAGTCGTGGGAGAATCCCGTGCAACCCTCTTCGGAGCCGCAGGTGAAAGCGCAGCCGACGTTATAGTCCGCTTGAGGCGTGAATTTGACCTTTTTGCGAATTTGAGGCCTGTTAAGTCCCTTCCTGGGGTCCCCTGCCTCT
- a CDS encoding 3-isopropylmalate dehydratase small subunit, whose protein sequence is MKGKVWKFPDDVDTDIIIPGRYLVMRDPEKLKEHVMEGLDPEFPSKVKPGDFIVAGKNFGCGSSREHAPLALKGAGIAAVIAESFARIFYRNAINVGIPLLEAPGITEKLSEGDEIEVDLERGVIIRGDEEFPFKKLPDFMVEILESGGLIPYLKKKGDFKG, encoded by the coding sequence ATGAAAGGAAAGGTCTGGAAGTTCCCGGACGACGTGGACACCGACATAATCATACCTGGAAGGTACCTTGTAATGAGGGACCCTGAGAAACTGAAGGAACATGTGATGGAGGGGCTGGACCCTGAATTTCCGTCGAAGGTGAAGCCAGGTGACTTCATCGTCGCCGGAAAAAACTTCGGGTGCGGTTCATCAAGGGAGCACGCCCCCCTTGCCCTGAAGGGTGCCGGGATAGCCGCTGTAATCGCAGAGTCCTTTGCAAGGATATTCTACAGGAACGCCATAAACGTTGGAATACCCCTCCTTGAGGCCCCTGGAATAACAGAGAAACTCAGTGAGGGTGATGAGATAGAGGTGGACCTCGAGAGGGGTGTCATAATAAGGGGGGATGAGGAATTCCCCTTCAAGAAACTCCCTGACTTCATGGTTGAGATACTCGAAAGCGGAGGCCTGATACCCTACCTTAAGAAAAAGGGAGACTTTAAAGGGTGA
- a CDS encoding OB-fold nucleic acid binding domain-containing protein: protein MKEELKREYERIKDRISPEEFHELIEKRKEELGDIGFMDDLAIASTVVDEILKEENTMLSEKPEHRMDTISKLEEGAETPVTGRVMKISSPRTFTTRKGREGKLANVILADNTGELRAVFWTENIKLLKKFREGDVIRIKDVKIRGGFGGRKEAHLMPRSTVEVLDPEEYPDFPEYREEITPIADLVEDEEVSVIARITGISRVRTFERDGREGRFISLDIMDSTGSTTYTLWNNDVSLVKELGLKEGDAVKILWAQTRRRDDKVTLTHTSLTRVIPGEYDVPEFREELVKIGDLHEMRNVTVMGLVTKVNDPVEFERNDGTTGSVRSIEIADDTGSARVTLWDEDTRIKINKGDIIRIAGANVEFDDFNQSYRINTNFNTRITVNPESDGTLLKVLEEYREQMRPMKISEILEMEDEGEEVDVVGRIFSLSDPREFERDEGTGIVRSMELADETGKIRVSLWDEKAEKPLKIGDAVRIENARIRLGLYSVEISAGRTTRIVEPLPEDMEDLPSFEELEEMLYQTKKIADLEEDDRNIRIIARVVDLFEPREFQRGDGTPGLVRTVEFADGTGSIRASLWDDAAEKPLSIGDPVKIENPRVVYRDDMGGERLELSIGRSSRIEPATERDIGDLPSFNELQEMLYPQVAIGDLEENSRNVLIEGELTEMSGRRVLSIKCPSCKERLDLSEENICNFCGALVDEPRYLLMIPGRIMDDTGEVMITFFGREAENILGMSTEEVVNIINQSADESALEERVEDLNGVTVRVIGNADMDVYSEELRFIPRKVVKVEL from the coding sequence ATGAAGGAAGAATTGAAGAGGGAATATGAAAGAATTAAGGACAGGATCTCCCCCGAGGAATTTCATGAACTCATAGAGAAAAGGAAAGAGGAACTGGGTGACATCGGATTCATGGATGACCTTGCAATCGCATCGACAGTCGTTGATGAGATCCTGAAGGAAGAAAACACCATGCTGTCCGAGAAACCCGAGCACAGGATGGACACAATATCCAAGCTTGAGGAGGGAGCCGAAACACCGGTGACAGGGAGGGTCATGAAGATATCGAGCCCCAGAACCTTCACCACCCGGAAGGGAAGGGAGGGGAAACTCGCCAATGTAATACTCGCAGATAACACAGGGGAGCTCAGGGCCGTGTTCTGGACAGAGAACATAAAGCTCCTCAAGAAGTTCAGGGAGGGCGACGTGATACGGATAAAGGATGTTAAAATAAGGGGAGGATTCGGCGGGAGAAAGGAGGCCCACCTCATGCCAAGATCCACCGTGGAGGTCCTTGACCCTGAGGAGTACCCTGACTTCCCTGAGTACCGGGAGGAGATAACCCCCATAGCTGATCTGGTGGAGGATGAGGAGGTCAGCGTCATAGCGAGGATAACCGGAATATCCCGTGTTAGGACCTTTGAAAGGGATGGCAGGGAGGGCAGGTTCATCTCCCTGGACATCATGGATTCAACGGGTTCAACAACCTACACCCTCTGGAACAATGACGTCAGCCTCGTCAAGGAACTGGGACTGAAGGAGGGTGATGCAGTGAAGATACTCTGGGCCCAGACCAGGAGAAGGGACGATAAGGTTACCCTCACCCACACCAGCCTCACAAGGGTGATTCCCGGTGAATACGATGTACCTGAATTCAGGGAGGAGCTTGTGAAGATAGGGGACCTCCATGAGATGAGAAACGTTACTGTAATGGGCCTTGTGACAAAGGTCAATGACCCGGTGGAATTTGAGAGAAACGACGGCACAACAGGTTCCGTGAGGTCCATTGAAATTGCAGATGACACCGGGTCTGCGAGGGTGACCCTCTGGGATGAGGATACACGCATCAAAATAAACAAGGGGGATATCATCAGGATAGCAGGGGCCAATGTCGAGTTCGATGACTTCAACCAGTCCTACAGGATAAACACCAACTTCAACACCCGCATAACAGTTAACCCTGAATCTGACGGCACACTTCTGAAGGTACTGGAGGAGTACAGGGAACAGATGAGGCCAATGAAGATATCTGAGATACTTGAGATGGAGGATGAGGGAGAGGAAGTCGACGTTGTTGGAAGGATCTTCAGCCTCAGCGACCCCAGGGAATTTGAGAGGGACGAGGGGACCGGAATCGTGAGGTCAATGGAACTCGCCGATGAGACAGGCAAAATAAGGGTCAGCCTCTGGGATGAAAAGGCCGAAAAACCCCTGAAAATTGGTGATGCAGTTAGAATAGAGAACGCACGTATAAGGCTTGGACTCTACAGCGTGGAAATCAGCGCCGGTAGAACAACAAGGATAGTTGAACCACTACCAGAGGATATGGAGGACCTACCATCCTTTGAGGAACTTGAGGAGATGCTCTACCAGACAAAGAAGATAGCTGACCTTGAGGAGGACGACAGGAACATAAGGATAATTGCAAGGGTCGTTGACCTCTTTGAACCCAGGGAGTTTCAGAGGGGTGACGGCACCCCCGGACTTGTGAGGACGGTTGAATTCGCCGATGGCACGGGATCAATAAGGGCGAGCCTATGGGACGACGCTGCTGAGAAACCTCTGAGCATAGGGGACCCCGTGAAGATAGAAAATCCCCGCGTGGTTTACCGCGATGATATGGGTGGGGAAAGACTTGAACTCAGCATAGGAAGAAGTTCAAGGATTGAACCGGCCACTGAAAGGGACATAGGGGACCTCCCATCCTTCAATGAACTACAGGAGATGCTATACCCCCAGGTCGCCATCGGGGATCTGGAGGAGAACTCAAGGAACGTCCTCATAGAGGGCGAGCTGACCGAGATGTCAGGGAGACGCGTCCTTTCAATAAAGTGCCCATCCTGCAAGGAAAGGCTTGATCTCAGCGAGGAGAACATATGCAACTTCTGCGGCGCCCTGGTGGACGAACCACGCTACCTCCTCATGATACCTGGCAGGATCATGGACGACACCGGAGAGGTCATGATAACCTTCTTTGGGAGGGAGGCAGAGAATATCCTTGGAATGTCAACAGAGGAAGTTGTGAACATTATCAACCAGTCTGCCGATGAATCTGCACTTGAAGAACGTGTGGAGGATCTTAATGGGGTAACTGTAAGGGTTATCGGCAATGCAGACATGGATGTCTACAGCGAGGAGCTAAGGTTCATACCCAGAAAGGTTGTGAAGGTGGAACTTTAA